The DNA sequence GATCTTTTCTTCAAACAAAAAAAATGATTTTACTCAAATGAAAAATATTATAAATAAAATTTTACTATTCATTTTTCTTAGTCAAAATTTTGCTTTAGCTCAGAATAATTTTTCTTTTAAAAAGTTATTAGATAAAAATAATTATTCAGAAAAACGCGAGTTACAAATCAATATTTATAAAGATGGGATTGAGCAATATCAATTCAAAAAAGTATTAGTTGCTTATCAATCAATTCCGCAAATATTAATTTTAGATAGTAACAAATTTTGTTTAACTTTTTCTCAAGAAGGTTTAGTAGAATTTTACGAAAATAATCAAATTCAAAATCTGCATTATTTTTATAAATCACATCAGCAAAATGAGCAAAGTATAATTTCTGCAAATAACAAAAGTAGTTTGGCAATTCTCGTTTCAGAAAATCATCAGAATAAAATTTATTTATTTAATCACAATGGAGAATCCCAAGATTCTTTTGATGTTGAAGGTGGAATTGTTTCCGGATTGTCAATCTCAAACTATAGTGAATTAATCGCAGCATCGTATTACAAATGGGAAAACGATAATCTTAAAAACCAAACATTAATTTTAAATAGAACAAATGGAAATTCTTTTTTTATAAATGATAAATTTTCAACCGGGAAATTTAAAGATGATGGAAAATTATTTTTAGGATTCACAAATAAAAATTCATTTTGCTTTGATTTAGAAAATAATAAATTACTTTGGAACGAAACTTTATTGGATAATGAAATTTATTTAGACGGAATTTGGGCTAATGAAAATTCAATTTTGATAAAATCGAAAAATGCTGAATTCCTAAATGGTAGTTGGGTTTATCATGATGCGGAAATTTTTTCTAAAACTAAATCCGGTGAAAAAAGAATATTAAATAAATTGAATTCGTCTTTCCGAAAATTAACTTTTAAAAATACTAATTATACACTAAAGCTAAATATCGATGGTAACTTAATTGAATTAGATAGACAAACTAATTAATTATTTTAAGACCTTTTTCATTATAGTTTGTTTGAGTTTTTAATATATCCTCTGAATAGATTTTCTCAAATTTTAAAAGACCATTTTCATAATATTCATAAAATTTACCATCCATTTTTCCGTCTTTAAACATTCCGTAATTTCTT is a window from the Ignavibacteriota bacterium genome containing:
- a CDS encoding PQQ-like beta-propeller repeat protein → MKNIINKILLFIFLSQNFALAQNNFSFKKLLDKNNYSEKRELQINIYKDGIEQYQFKKVLVAYQSIPQILILDSNKFCLTFSQEGLVEFYENNQIQNLHYFYKSHQQNEQSIISANNKSSLAILVSENHQNKIYLFNHNGESQDSFDVEGGIVSGLSISNYSELIAASYYKWENDNLKNQTLILNRTNGNSFFINDKFSTGKFKDDGKLFLGFTNKNSFCFDLENNKLLWNETLLDNEIYLDGIWANENSILIKSKNAEFLNGSWVYHDAEIFSKTKSGEKRILNKLNSSFRKLTFKNTNYTLKLNIDGNLIELDRQTN